The Nodosilinea sp. PGN35 genomic sequence TAATTGCGGCTTCGGCACCGTGGGAGAAAAGGTGAACCGCGTCCAGGTTTTGATGCCGACTGAGTACGTCAGCGATGTACTGCACCCCGTCTTCCCCAAAGGGAATGACGTAAACCTGGCCGTCAAAACTTTTCAGGGCCAGATTGTTTTGGGCAAGGGAAGCATCAATAAACGCGATGGACTGACTCATGACAATTCAACCTTAGAGATGGCTCTAACTAGATCGAGACAGATTGGAACGCAGGCAAACCGGCGCGTAGGATTCCGCCAGGGCAGGTACGCGCAGCAACTTGGTGGTTGAGGGCAATAACCTAGGTCATCAGTAGTGCTGAGCACTCTGTGGGGCTAGGTCTCAGGGGCAAAAACCAACAACGGTTAGAGAATCTTTTTAAAGAAAAAGTTGTGAACTAAAGTTGCGGACTAAAATGCTCAAAGCTTACTGAGGCTGGGCTTCATGACTGAAGTGAGAAGCCGCTTGCAAGACTTTGGGAGGAAAAATCTGGTGAGCTGACCGCCTAAGGAGCACCATCGGTCTAGGCATCAGGTCGGCGAAAAACGGTATGGGTAACGGGTTGTAAAGGGATTGAGTTAGCTAACAGTGCTGAGTACTCGTTGTGGTTGAGCTTCACGCATGAGCCGCAGGGAGGGCTGAATAAACTTTTGATTGACCGTGTTGGTGTAATGTTCAACATCCTCTCGAATATGCCCAAAACACGAGGTCAAATAGTCACAGTTCTCTTCAACATTTTCGCTTTGCACAGCATACCCATAGCGCCCGCCAAAGAGCACGATCGGGATGGTTTCGCCCTGCTTGGTTTGCAGCATGGCCTCGGTGAGAGCGAGCTGTAGGGGGGCGCGATCGCCCTTGTAAATCAAGTTGAGGGCCGCTCGGGCACAGCCCTCTTGCCAGGGGCCAGGGGCCAGCCAGGTGTCACAGACGTAGCGCCCGGCAGGATAGTCGGTGGGCAAATAGCCCCTCAGGTTGGTGGTAAAGCCCTGGTACTGCAACTTGGGAAACGCCCGCACATACTGCTGGGCCAGGCGGGGCGCTTGCAGATCGAGGTCGCCTTCGAGGGGCTCTACGATGACCACCTGGTTGCCCTCGGCAACGATGTTGATGCCGTTTTCAAAGAAGATTTGTGCCGCCCTCGGGGTGTAAACCGGGGCCCTCGAAAGTTCCCAATCGGCGGGGACTACACCGCTATATCTCAAAATATCGAGATTGAGCATGGCCGGATTTAGATCGGCAGCGGCGATCGCGATCGCGCTGTCCTGCACCACAAAATTAAAGCCCATAGGAATTAACTTCTTACGACCCTCTGAGTATGCCCGTAGTCCTACGGTCGTATACCAGTAATCCCACGGAGGCTACCCTTTTTAACCGTAAAGAATTGTGCAAATTTGCCTAAACAAATATGCGGAGAAACTGTATAACCAGGTCAGACAAAGTCCAGAAAAGAAGACACCACAAAGCGGAGATTTGAAAGGGATCCAGATCTCCGCTTAACAGCACCGGTTTCAGCGAGTTGAAATTGATCAACAGCGGCACAGTTCGGTAAATTCCCCGAGGCTTTATCCCCAATTCACATTCCCAATTCACCTGTAGCATCAATGCCAAACAGGAGACGGGCAGAACCAGAGGGCAGCAGTCCATTCGGTTAAAACAGGTTTTTAGAAGCGGTTGAACGTTCAAACGTTTCTAAGGCCGCAGATTTTACAGACAGGTTGGCCGGGCGATGTCGGTAAAGGCACCAGGGGCCGGGTTGAGGGCAACGGTGGCACCGTCATTGTTAAGGGACAGATTGTCGCGATCGCCCACTTCAAACAGGCCAGCGGTGACGTTGTCGAGGGTAATGGTCGGGGTGGTGGCGTTGCCAAAGGCAATGAAACAGACGCGGGCGGTGCCGTCGGCGGTGACCTGAATGGCTTGGCCCCCGGTGTTGTTGGCCAGCTGGTTTTGGCGGGCCTCCACCAGCAGCGTCTGGGCGTCGGTGGTGGCTAGCTCAATGCCGTTGCCGCCGTTGCCGGTAATGATGTTGTTGCCAATGCCCAGGGAGCCCAGCTCGGGCTTGGCGACAAACTCCTGCAGGGCCGAATCTCCGGCGGTGCTGACGATGCCCGCTCCGGCGTTGTTCACAATCTGGTTGTTGTCGATGTTGAACTCCTGGGTGGCCGACTCGTTGGCGGCAATGCGAATACCAGCGCCAGCGTTGCGGGCGATCGCGCTCTCCCGCACCTGCACCTCCTGGAAGGAAATCAACCCCCCACCGGGGGTGCCGCCCACTACGCTCAGTCCGTCGCTGCCGTTGTCGGCAAGGGTGACACCCCGCAGGGTAATTTCTTGCCCGCCCAGGTTAGTGGCCCGAATCAACACCCCCTCGGCACTGTTGTTGCTGGCGCTGTTGGTAATCGTCGCGCCGGGGCTGAGGCCAAAGCTGGTGTTGACCGAGCTGCTGGGGCCAATGAATACCTCCTGGTTCGGCACCTGGAAGGGGGGGGCTACGACCCCCTCGGCGGCCAGCTCAATGCCCACCCGGTTGCGATCGGCCTGAAAGCCCGCAATGGTGGCCTGAATTGAGTTGATTGTGGTGGTATTGCGAATCAAAATGCCCTGGCCCGAGGTGGGGCCAGCCCCCTGGGCATCGCTCACCACGGTGTCAAACAAAACGGCGCTGCCGCCGACATCGTCGAGAAAAATGCCCCGCTGCTGGGGGGCGGCAATCGTGTTGTTGCGTAGCTCAACGTTGCTAATGCTGCGCCCCAAAATGGCCGCCTCCCCCGGCGTATTCTCAAACCGAAAGCCCGCCAGCACGGTGCGGTTGCCCAGGGTGACGCCGTCGATGCGGGGGAAGCTGCCGTCGCCCGAGAAGGGCAGCTCGACTACAATGCCGTTGGCATAGTTGAGTTCGGGGGAAAAGGGCAGCCGCGCAGTAGTCGTCTCAAAGCCGGGGAAGGGCAGCCCCGCGAGCAGCTGGCGCGGCCCCTGGGAGAGCAGCTGCACCCGGTCGGGAATGGTCAGCGCCGGAATCAGCACATCCGCTGCGCCATCGACGTAGACTACGTCATTGCCGTCGCGGGCGGTGGCGTTGAGGGCCTCCTCGACGGTGCCAAAGGGGTTTTCAAAGGTGCCGTCGCCGCCGCCGCCGCCCAGCCGCACGTGCTGAAAGCGGTAGGCCTGCTCTTCTTCGGGGTTGATCAGAGGCTGCGACTCCTGGGTGCTAAAGGCCTCGGCCTGGGAGACAACAAACACAGCGACTTCGGGCAGGCGCACCGGGGGTTCTCCCAGCCGGGCGCGCACCTGATCAATTTCTGGAATCGGGGCCGCCGCGCGCACGCCGGGGAAGGTGGCCCCCACCGAAAAGACCAGGCGGGTGCCAAACAGCCCGTCTCCCTGGAGCGCCAGGCCGGTGCTGAAGTTGGGGGTGAGGTCAGCGGCCAGCCGCAGCCGCCAGCCCAGGTAGCTGGGCAGGTTGGGGGCACCGTAGAGATAGACGCCGCCAAAGCCTTTGAGATCGCCATCGTCCCAGCGGGCCAGGGGGGTGCCCGCCTCGGCATCAAAACCGCCCAGGGCGGTTTCTCGCTGGAGCAGCCGCTGGCGCTGGCGCTGGGTTTCGAGCAGCAGCAGGTTGCCCTGAAAGCGGGTTGAGGTTTGCAGCCCGGTGTCGATGTCGATGGCGCTGAGGGTGCGATCGCGATCGCCCAGGGGCCAGTAGGCATTAAAGCGAAAATCCCAGTCGCGGCCCAGGCTCTCGTAGCCGGTGCCCAGCTGGTAGAAGGTGCTCGACCCCGTGCCCCGACCGTCGAGCCCCAGGTAGCCGCCGCGCACGCGCTCCGCCGTCTCGCTATAGCCGCGATAGCCCAGCAAAATGCCGCCGCCCAGGGTGTCGTCGCTGTTGACCAGCAGCCGCCCTTCCAAAAAGCCCAGCTCGTCGCCCACGGTTTGCCACAGGGGCACAAAGGCTTCAAAGCGGCCCAGGGCCGGGTAACTGCCGCTGGCGGTGCTGTAGCTGGCCCCCATGCGAGGGCGAACTCGTAGATCTGGCCCGGCGGCGCTGTCGAGGGAAACCTGCGCCAGGTCAAGCGGGATCAACTCGGGGGCCGTTACCCAGGATCTATCGGCAATATCGGCCAGAGATAGGTTGGGGCTAAAGCCCAGATCCATCTGAGCCAGGCTCGACTCGGAGGATAAGGGTTCGTCTGGGCTGGCCAGCGCTGGGAGCATTACCCCCGGCAGCAGGGTACTGGCCAGGG encodes the following:
- a CDS encoding right-handed parallel beta-helix repeat-containing protein, whose amino-acid sequence is MTPSAIKCLSLALASTLLPGVMLPALASPDEPLSSESSLAQMDLGFSPNLSLADIADRSWVTAPELIPLDLAQVSLDSAAGPDLRVRPRMGASYSTASGSYPALGRFEAFVPLWQTVGDELGFLEGRLLVNSDDTLGGGILLGYRGYSETAERVRGGYLGLDGRGTGSSTFYQLGTGYESLGRDWDFRFNAYWPLGDRDRTLSAIDIDTGLQTSTRFQGNLLLLETQRQRQRLLQRETALGGFDAEAGTPLARWDDGDLKGFGGVYLYGAPNLPSYLGWRLRLAADLTPNFSTGLALQGDGLFGTRLVFSVGATFPGVRAAAPIPEIDQVRARLGEPPVRLPEVAVFVVSQAEAFSTQESQPLINPEEEQAYRFQHVRLGGGGGDGTFENPFGTVEEALNATARDGNDVVYVDGAADVLIPALTIPDRVQLLSQGPRQLLAGLPFPGFETTTARLPFSPELNYANGIVVELPFSGDGSFPRIDGVTLGNRTVLAGFRFENTPGEAAILGRSISNVELRNNTIAAPQQRGIFLDDVGGSAVLFDTVVSDAQGAGPTSGQGILIRNTTTINSIQATIAGFQADRNRVGIELAAEGVVAPPFQVPNQEVFIGPSSSVNTSFGLSPGATITNSASNNSAEGVLIRATNLGGQEITLRGVTLADNGSDGLSVVGGTPGGGLISFQEVQVRESAIARNAGAGIRIAANESATQEFNIDNNQIVNNAGAGIVSTAGDSALQEFVAKPELGSLGIGNNIITGNGGNGIELATTDAQTLLVEARQNQLANNTGGQAIQVTADGTARVCFIAFGNATTPTITLDNVTAGLFEVGDRDNLSLNNDGATVALNPAPGAFTDIARPTCL